A window of Xenopus laevis strain J_2021 chromosome 1L, Xenopus_laevis_v10.1, whole genome shotgun sequence genomic DNA:
AGACCAATAAAAGGCCATCTTCCTTTTTTCGTATTCAAGTGTATCCTGAAAGATTTAACTGCAGAAAGAAGGAGGTCctgtaagttgtttttttaaattttgcaaacTTGTTTACTGAAAAGCTGGCAGGTGCTTGATTTACAAAAGAgaagcttaaaaaaaatacacacttaTTAATctacaataattttaaaacatatcaatctgctatttatatatttgtttaaattggaAATGCTGCTAACAGACAATTATGACCCTTTACCTAAACTACAGCAGATCATATGGGAAGAGTAAAACTATTTTGTgatatttgttcagaaaatgCTCATCGGGTAATCTGGCTGGCAAATGCAACGTAAGAGCAAGAAGTAAGCACGGGctcttatataatataaattctcCTTAAAACTGTCCAAAAACTTAACATGCAagtgaaaatactgctttcttgCAATATAGCCTATATTTGATATATGTGTAAGTTTGGCTTTGTGATGTTACATAGCAGAGCTGGGCCATGTAGTATTGACACCCTACTTGAATACTTCTTGACCTGCTGCCCTGCCTGCTTTTAGTTTAAGCATATTCCCCTCCAATCTGATCACCAACTCTGCTTCAACCAAAAGTAGAACATTGCTATTTTGAACAAGCATTAGATGCATAACAGCAGATATTATCTAAAGTGGTGTCTTTTCAATTTAAACCCCTTTGAACTTTCATTTGGTTATGGTCTGAGTCCCCACAGGATCATAGCAAGGTTCTAAGTATCAAACGATTGCAGTATCAACCTTCCAGAAATAAAGCTGTATTTTCTAATCATACCCTTACTAACTTATAAcgcaaacatactgtatatctactgaACTTAAATctctgaatgtgttttttttttttgttagggtCTTCCTAAGAACCAAACACATTATCTGTGTAGATCCTGAGGCAAGATGGCTTCAAGTGATGATATCCAATTCACACAAAAAGTTTGTAATCTTAATTTTTGTATGATTTGTTATGTATATGCACCCTCAGATCATACATTTATCTTCAACATGgattaacaaaattatttttattagtgttTCTTCAGATGACTGAAGATAGGTTGTTAAACTTTGTCTAACTCCCCACCCTTAACTAAACATAATTGTATCAGACCCAACATGACAAACTCTAAATGGAAATATAGAGTTTGCTTTAAGCACttgttattataatacataacCGGTACTCTGCTTGCAATGACAGACCTGGAATAGAACATTTTTGCTGGTATAGAGTATAAAAGAAATTAACCATTCTAAGcagggagtagggttgccacctgaccggtattttaccggcctggccggtaataATGAagcctgatcccaatgttattaatagaggaaatgcataaaaatataggaagaccggtatttttttcaagaaaaggtggcaaccctagcagggaGGCAGCACCTTAGTGAGGTTGGGagatgtataaaagcacttgtttAATATGTCAGAAGGGTACATGCTTGTGTATAATTGGTCATTTGTGCAGTATtcagtaactgtaaatattgtacttTTCTCTGTACAGACACAATGAGAAAAGTGAAAATAATACTTAAAATTGGAAGGGATCTGGAGCAGAGGAATCCGACACCGCTGTTACTCAAGATATACTCCCAATCTTGGGAGTTCGATTGATTTAAAACTCATCCTAAAGAAAGAATTATTCTCTAAAATTTTCACTGATTATTCTTGTTTATCTTAGCAAACTCGTATCttgttttttatgacatttctacgTATGCGACTACTGTTccacaattcatttttttcccttaataATCCTATGTAACATTGTTCTACTCTCAAACAGTGCTGTGGGGTTTTTCCATTTTCGCAAACATTTATATATGTACCCAGGGATGGGATCTATTGCTTAGAATCTGATGTTTCTGGACAAGGGGTCTGTAATTGGGAGCATTATGTCTTAATGTGATAGTTACAAATTTGGTTTTGAGATTTTCTTTATTAGCAATAACTATTCTATAAATAGTTACTATAGTTGCTataaatgcaagggcctattttgaatcccagtccagaccagaGCAGCACAGTCCAGATAAGAATCAGCTTCTTTCTGCATCTCTGTAGTGAAAAGTATTGGTTCCTCATGCAGGTACATGGAGTGGAGATTGGCCCAAAAATGTGTACCTGCACTCATGTGGAAGCTGTATTTTTCACTGCAGATACACAGAGATGGAGCCTGCAAAGtgtcactgtccctttaaggtaacttgtaTCAACTTGGATTGATGTCAATATCAAGGACAGGTTTCTGTATTATTtcagataaaaatacatttaaattggaCACTATTAGGTTGCAGTGtatttcagatctttctggataatgggtttccagatcgcACAACAAATTCACACACATTAGCTCCActagttttttttgtggttgctGCGATAGCTTTTCCAgcaatataattacatttctctGAATTAGCTGTTTTCACTTTGAATTTGACTTTCTTATTGTTAAGCACTATTAGAATGTATAGATTGATCATTTAAGTTCTGTTTTTAGAAGAGTCATAATTAACCTGTACTGAAAACTACCCTGTGACAGGGGTTGCTTATTGTGTATTATCGCTTTTAAAAGCATTGCATAATCTCTCCGCACAATACCtaataaaatatatccttttaaACTGCACTTAGTGATGTCAGTTGTCCCTTAAAATGTGTACTACAAGAACCCCTACCTGAAAATGAGAAGTCATCTCAGAGTTCCATCAACTGATTATCCTGTATACACAGAacatagttaaaggaaaactatacccccaaaatgaatacttaagcaacagatagtttatatcaaattgaatgacatattaaagaatcttaccaaactggtatatatttacataaatattgcccttttacatctcttgccttgaaccaccatttcatgactctatctgtgctgcctcagagatcacctgaccagaaatactacaacactaactgtaacaggaagaagtgaggaagcaaaaggcagaactctgtctgttaatcgGCTCATGTGaacttacatgtggtttgtatgcgtgcacagtgaatcttacgatctcagggggcagcccttatttttttaaaatggcaattttctatttatgattacccaatggcacatactactaaaaaagtatattattatgataatggttaatttacatgaagcagggttttacacatgagctgttttactcagtatcttttaatagagacctacattgtttgggtatagttttcctttaattgaagaTTAACAGAATAAATTGGAACCCATTTCCTGGTACTCCTGgaatatttctatttcttttttggcAAACAGCAGACGTTTTATGTCTATGGAAGGGATTTTAGATATATACACAGGATCTGAGTTAATTACTTTTTGTGAAACCTTAATATTCACTAAACTTCCAACAGTTTgaattcacatttttacttttacagTGGATGTTATGCATTTCATCACACCCCAGTGCACATGGTAATCTTAAATTTGCCCTATTGTCCTTCACTGAAATAAACTCAAATATGGCAGTTAGCAACTTTGTCCTAGAAACCAGAAATTATCGATAAGCAGGTTGACCTGAAAGCTGTAGGTTGGGCTGGTTCAGGCCACAGGTGCTCATTTGGGTGGGTCAAGTTTCAAGTGACCCCTCCCCTTTGGTGATGCAAGAGTATTGATCCCATCCAtctgtgtcggactggcccaccaggatatcaggaaaactcctggtgggcccaggtgtcagtgggccctcatgctgctaaacatttgacctatttcatggccattcccgatttctatgagaacaaagaggctaaatagttggaaaaatagagtatagtatttaaagaaaagagactaggagaatagaggttgagtgaggagagggaaAAAAGGAGAggtagagtgggcccctggtctaagattaattggtgggcccctagtatCCCctaagtttttgggtgggcctctagtatcccagtccgacactgccacaCATGAGTCATCAGAGGGCATTTGAGTCAGACATAGATCATTAAATAAAAGATGACTTTGGGCTGGGTTAGGTGCGAGTTGGGAAGTAGTAGGATTAGGGTTGGGTTCAGACTGACCCATCACTATAAGAGGGAAAAATCACCCCCTTTCCACTAAATAAGTAAGAAATTCAGCAATTTCAGAAACTCCATGCATCCTTTAACTTACAACTGTCATCACAGTGTTGCATTCCATTATAGTTTGTGCTTCATAGCATATGGCAAACATAAGTAGcttcagaaatgtatttaaattatgaAGCACATATACTTAAGTGCTACTACAGGTGTTGCACATGAGCCCAATATAGGGTAGAACTTGGAGCGACTCAAGCCGGCACATCGCCATGCGATGAAATGCATGCAATGTGTCGGATGTTCtgtagatacaggaagtgaaggagaaatcgcagttaagaactacatttatccaactgtcATGAAAATGCAGCATCAGACgacagttggataaatgtagttcttacctgcgatttcttgagccgcaccgtggagttctacccatAAACAGGTAAAATCTTTGTGGAGAACGGTCACCCTGATGAATAGGTCTCAATATCTCTAGagatcatattaaaaaaaaaaaaaagaagtaatatttatcaaaggaagaaTCAGGGTAAAGTGACCGATTCATAAGCATCAGCAGATAAAGTTCCATGGAGGTCTATGGAATGTTTTCTGCTGACAAATCTAGATCAAACACTTTGCCCTAGTTTGTTTCTCCTTCCCTAGAGGTTTCTGTACATTGTGTAGCAAATGATGTTAGCGCCAACTCGAGTCTTGCATTTGTACAATTAGCTGTTCTAACAATTAGAAAAAGACAGACAAATATATGCAGTTGCAAAATGGCCATTTATTGCCTACATAGATGGGGGTAAAAAAGTACACAAGGAAACAAGCAATTATTTAGCCCTATACATTATGTGCGAGCAGTACCCGATCTCCAGAAAAGATAAAGTATTTTGTCATCAGAAATAGTAGTTTGAGGTTCTTCCGCATCTCGTCCCCTCTTCAGCTGCCACAAGTCTAGAAAGCAGGATTAACAGTGCAACTCTCAGGTTGGATTTTGTATtgttcacatttatttataatactaGAGAGTCTCCAGAgcacacagcattttttttttaaatctatacaTATATTGCCAAAAATAGCTGAGCTGTGCAATCCAGATGCTCAGTGTATTAAATTGCAGTAAATACAAAAAACGTTAAAATGGCTGGTGATAGTTTCCCCCCCCATTACAATTTACATTCCAAAATGCTTTGCAACATAGAACCATTGCAAAGGATGAGTTTTGCATATTTGGATAACATTAAACTTCTAGTAGCCACACGATCAATGGTACAATTTCAGTTTTAATACCTTTGAACAATGCTATACATAGCAGGACtatcaaaaagcaaaaataaaacttGTGTATGGTAAGCTCAGGcaccattattttaatatttctgaAAGGTGGCATGTTAATAAAATCACCAGAGCTGTATATTGAATATTCAAAACAAGAAAACAGTACAATGTCCCCATATTTTGCATGTTAAAGCAGCTTTCATTGGACCAACATATCTATACTTTAACACCCTTATTTGTTGTTAAAAgtgaacaagggaaagttgtgctcaccactagtttttaaaaacattaggcgggggtgcaatgagggtgtgaccacaaaatacatatagacaaatacaagattcctctgcactcaacccattatcaatatatttaagacagagacattttgtgcatactgctactgaaaaatgccttaccctttaaacaaaacaaaactgttttgtttaaagggtaaggcatttttcagtagcagtatgcacaaaatgtctctgtcttaaatatattgataatgggttgagtgcagaggaatcttgtatttgtctatattgttAAAAGTGAATGTTAACAGACATTGCAACATTTAGGTGCTGTGCAAGGTCCCAGGCCACAGGATATGTGCTATCATACTTCAATGGTATATATATGGCCTGTGTAACCAAACACACCTCCACAATGTCTTGCAAAGCAGGCAGTGACCACCAGTCTTCAGGTTCAACCAGCCTGCTGCATAGAAACAAATACATAGAAATGTgcacaataaagaaaatatattagcacaataaagaaaatatattagcCTTGGGAATGAAGTTTAGAGTATGGATTATTTCTAGGACAGAAATCATGTCTCCAAGCTGTAGAATAGCAGCATCCCTCACCTTTGAGATAAaggaataatacaggtataggatcagttatccggaaacaagttatccagaaGATTCCGAACTACGGAAAGGGTACAGACTCCCATTTTATACAGAtatcccaaattttaaaaaattattctttttctctctgtaataataagacaggaacttgtacttgtttcaaactatgatataattaatccttattgaaagcaaaaccagtctattgggtttaatgatcACCAAAGAATGAGACGCAAACGCACACCATAAATACCCAAACTTCGATTGGCGCACAATGATAGAAAGTACAGCAACCTCCAATACAGCGTataagaaaattcactggcacacaggacatGCGTTCACAGGGCGAGCCCTTGCAGTTTTAATAATGCGGACATTATTAAAACTGCAAAGGCTCTCCCTGCGAACACATCTTgggtgccagtgaattttcttatatgtttaatgtttacatgattttctagtattaaagagtgaagattcaaattacggaaatatccgttctctggaaaatcccaggtcccaagcattctggataacaggtcccatacctgcattggaATGCAGTTCTGGCAGTTAAAGCTAGGGCCCAAATATGGCATAGCTACCACCACCACATAATTACCGTTAGATGTCATGGTAGGGAATGCTGCTTCTTGTAGTTTGGCAATAGTTATAGAAGGTATGTGGGCTATTCTAAATTAGGGGGATGCATATtaacagaaattatttttctaCAACTGTGGTAGCAAAcaaattatatacacacacaattttgtGATGTTTTATGTAACATTTTACAGCTGAACTGGAAAGATTTCTAAAATACCAGGCCTGAGACTAACACAATGGAACACATCACCACTGGGTAATTAAtctcttgtaggcaataatacgGCATACAGAACAGATGCTTTGCTGGTAAAAAGGTACATATACATTAGCATAACATTTATGGGAAAATGGTTAAGAGGAATTATAGATTTAAgaattaaggtaaaaaaaaaaaagcatcatatCACTTGATTTTTCGTtttgaatgcagaaaaaaatggctAATGGCTGTGaaagaaatgcaaatatacaaatcCCTTCTTTTTTATAGAACAGCTATTTACAGGCTGCTATTGTTATATGTGGTGCCTTTCTTACGCTTATTACCCCACTGTGTCCTGATAACTAATTCCTAAAATATGAAAGTTCAAAGCGGATTATTTTCACCAGCTGCACTGAAATGCACAAATAATGTTCAGCTATACAACAAACTGAATTGGTAACATGCTGCTGGATAGAAAAAGAAGCTGAATATTCCTTTAA
This region includes:
- the LOC108711250 gene encoding C-X-C motif chemokine 13; this translates as MKYIAVLLCLALLMEGCSLITGFPWESLKTGKKCRCLKQTNKRPSSFFRIQVYPERFNCRKKEVLVFLRTKHIICVDPEARWLQVMISNSHKKHNEKSENNT